The Gadus chalcogrammus isolate NIFS_2021 chromosome 16, NIFS_Gcha_1.0, whole genome shotgun sequence DNA window ATCAAGCTTCTTATCAAAATGGACAACACGacaatacataaaataaaaacacgtcTCACTTCAAGACACCAAACTCGGTTGAGCAATTTTCTTGTACCATCGTTGGAATGTAACCATGGTTACACACAGCTAAGCGTAACAGTTCTGTGCTGTTTTGAACAAGCTTTAAATAAAGTTGGATACGTTTTGAATCAAATCCAAGCCCAAATAAGGACCATCATGTACTGTTGACTTAGAGAATGCTTGGTGTCCCACTAATTGAATAATGATTTAGTCATTTGCGGCAAAAGACCTATGATCCATATTCTTCTGGATGTTTGCAAGTCAAAGGATATGGTTTTAATAGTACTTTAGTCACCTAAAAGAAACTCATCATCCCACCGTTGTACAAGATTCAATTCACAATGCATAGGTTGTAAAACCCTCCATATTTAGCATGCTGCTGTGAAACTTTGAACTTTTGATTTGTGTTAGTATCTCCCTAAATTTGGATGGATTAATCTTTCTTTTGTATTTTCAGATAAAAGCAGCAAAATGAACAGCTTAACTGCACCACAAATTTAAAAGTATTTCACAATTCTTCTACAGAATACAAATCTAGTGGAAATGCGATTTCTTTAAACATCTAAACGGCATTCTTGAGCACGAACATAAAGTATTCATCAATTCGTTTCATGATTTCTTCGGAATGTTTCGGAGTCTGAAATGGTTGACGTGCCTGGCTGTCTAAAGTGCAGTGTTTTAGTATTTCGTATTTGCGGTATTGCTACTGGTATTCAGTGGTGTTGTAGTATAATGACGGCCGGTATACACAGAACCACTTGATGTAGGATGTGTGGATGAGAACGGATGAGGTCTGAAAAATGTAAACCCTGTGAATACCTACCAACCCATAGATCGTAGGTGACCTTCCCCAGAGAGGTGAGCGAGCTAACCGTCCGCAGAGCGATGGATCAGGATTGGTCTATAGAAGGGTGTGCAtcacctgcgtgtgtgtgtgtgtgtgtgtgtgtgttagctcgTTCCCCCTAGCGACCCTCGCCGGGCTAGGCTCATAGTGCTAGAGCTCAGACCTCGTGCTTCCGTGAGTCCACCCGGAAGCTGTTGATAAACACAGGAAACGGAATCATCAGTGGCGTTGACAGTTGTACACGTTTATTGTAGTCCGCTTCAACCAATCTACACACGAGTTTCTATATCACCAACACTTTATTTTTACGTCACAATTTCTAGATCGAAATTCCTGATAAAGAAATGGGCTGGTGTTGTAGATGAAAGTTACAACTGGCAATAAGTTTCTCAAGCATTGTTGGTCATATTTCTCTAAACATCCTGACAGCCATCAATACAGTTACATCGCCCCCATCATGTTATTACTGGGTggcttacctgtctgtctccctaccCACTCAGCAACCTGCACACACTCGGACCATGCACTTCAACTAGGCCAGGCAAACCTTTTGCTAAGCTAGCGAGAAAGCCAAGCGTTTCGGAGGAAGGCATGAATGACTCTGACGGTTGAATACTTTCAAAATCAGGCTTAATAGTTTCCTCCAAATTGCCTATCCTATCTTTGGAAAATAGATCAAAGGCCTGTTTAGACCACCGAATGTCCCACCCACTGTATGTTACCTTGTGGTTTTACTTCACTACTACTTCTGCTGCAGTGTGGTGTAGTTATGTTTATCAGTCCCTTTGTATCACTGCAATAGTGGTTCTGAATTAAACCCTGTGTTGAAGTGTGAGTGTTGAAGGGCAGGTAACAGAAGTCCAGGAACTCACCTGAGCTGCTTCCCGGGTCTCTCTGGCTCCAACATTCAACACATTCAGAGAGTTGGCCCTCTTCATCCTGAAGACCCCGTGTGGGCAGCGGGAACACAGAGGGAAAAAAGATCACAGATTTATTCAGCATTACTTATTCATAAGTATTGCAAAGTAATTAGTAGTTCTATATTTAAATCTATTCTgtctatttaaatatttataatgtactcAAGGCTACGGAGCAGCCCGGACCGTACCGAATGTGTGACGTGCCCCGACTTAGCGGTGAATAGCGAATGAGAGTGATTACCCAGGGTTCCTTGGGGCGCTCTCCTCGGTGCCCACTCCTTTGAGCTTGCGGACCAGCTTCTCGCTGCTGCGGCGGATGGACTCCCGCAGCTTGGTGAAGGAGCCGCTTCTCCTGAGGCCCCCCGCACCCTCCTGCTGGGGGCCCCCCGGCTCCGGCCAGTTGGGGCGACCGTCTCctaggggaaggaggggggggcgagagggacacaagcagagagagggacagttgGATGGTGAACGTACAATAGGTGGGACTGAGACACGGGaagatattaaaaataaataaaaataaagcttAATGTTGATAAAGAATAATGGACTGTAGGATACAGACAAATGAAAGTattatgtaagtgtgtgtgtatatataaatgtatatatatatatataaatgaatggatatatagtatatatttttcacattaCATTTTGTACTGGCTTTCTTGAGgtatcattttctttttttaacaatgatgacgatgatgaaaaACAGACTAAAGACTAAATAAAAGAGGGACCAGATGTACAGGGAGTTAACATTCCTCTCCAATAAGAGCGCAAAGCCAAGTGCACAAACGTTTCCTGTTGATAGAATACTTTGATTGTTCAATGATGACAAGCTGGCATTTATGGTCCGGCATCTGCAACGATACTGATCAGCATCTGATTTTAATTGTGCAGTACTCAATGTTTAACATTTGTGAAGTATGTACCTTCCACTGATCCAAACTCCTTTTCATGTGCTCTGGTGAGGATCTCTTTATAGAGGCATTCGGCTTGTCTGTACTTCCCCTGCTTCAGGTAACATGACGCCTagacacatggagagagagcgagagagaaagagggaaagagagaaagatgagaGGAATTTCCTCCATGGTTCTGTGTGTAATAAACTTTCCACACATCAAGCTTTTTTGCTTGGATGAGTTTTCCACTTTCTCCCTCTGATCAGTTGACTGTTGTAACTGGCCTTACTTAAACTTGCATTCTGTTGCTTTTCCCTTTTCATTTAACTTGGATGAAACTGGATTGAGTCATAGTTGGAAGGGTTTAATTCTTGAAGCACTGATCCAATAAAAAGCTAAATCAATGGCTGCAGTGAAATAGTTTGGTGTTCCAGTTTGAATAAAAGCATCTCAATGTACACAGTTTGGTCATAAATATAGTAAAGGGAACTCTGAAAGTAATGATACAGCAGAAtattgcccacacacacacacacacacacacacacacacacacacacacacacacacacacacacacacacacacacacacacacacacacacacacacacacacacacacacacacacacacacacacacacacacacacacagaccaggttGTTCTTGGTCTTGGCCACGTTGGAGTCGTCGGGGCCCAGGCGGTTCTGGTAGATGTGGAGGGCCCTCTCGTAGTactgctccacctcctggtACTTGCCCTGGTTCTGGCACAGCAGGGCCAGGTTGTTGAGCTGCTTGGCCACGTCAGGGTGCTCCATGCCCAGcacctgagagggggggggggggcaaagcagggcgcagtcatacacacactcagagagagatccagagatataggtcatacacacactcagagagaggTCCAGAGATATaggtcatacacacactcagagagagatccagagatATAGGTCTTActctgaacatgtgtgtgtgtctgtgtgtctgtgtctgtgtctgtgtctgtgtctgtgtgtgtgtgtgtgtgtctgtgtgtgtgtgtgtaccttttctCTGATCTCCAGGGCTCTCTTACACAGCGGCTCTGCCTCCTTGTATTTTCCTCTCTTCCCGTAAAGCACCGCTAAGTTGTTCAGCGTAGCGgctacctgcacacacacacacacacacacacacacacacacacacacacacacacacacacacacacacacacacacacacacacacacacacacacacacacacacacacacacacacacacacatgcatcctaAGTGTTaataacaggtgtgtgtgtgtgtgtgtgtgtgtgtgtgtgtttgtgtctgtgtctgtgttgtgtagtgCGGTGTAGTGTGGtgcggtgtgtgtttgacctACAGCTGGGTGGTCCAGTCCGAGTGTTTTCTCACGGATCTCGAGTGCGTCGTTCAACAGATTGGCCGCTTCCTTGTATTTATTCTGAtctctgcagacagacaggtacagtTATCAGAGGAAGACAGGTCatccagacagacaggttatcCAGACAGAACAGATgtgagaggcagacagacaatcCAGACGGAACAGATGTGGGAGGCAGACAGATCCTccagacagaacagacaggtaggcaggcagcCAGAGACGATTCATCAGAGCAGGTATTAGCTGTTTATTATCTCATTCCCTCAATCTGATTATTTAATGTACTTCCTTGAAACGTTGCATTGTATGCATTGATCTCCTAACCTTGCTAGTAGATATAGGTCAGTTGATTCAATCTAACGCACCATAAAACAATCCATGCAATCATTGGCATTCAAATATTTAAGAGGAACACGGCGACTTCCTGAAACAACAAAGATGGGGAACGGTCTTCCTGCAGTACCACAGTTTAAAAGCCAATGATTTAAGCACTAACGCTTTGGTAACCAAGCGTTAACGAATCACCCAAGAAAACAGAAGCCATTCTCCTTGGGCTACCATGACGACATCCCATAATGAGTGGTCACCTGTGGTTGTTGAGCGCCCGGACTTGGAGGTTTCACCACACGGTCACAAACAACAATTAACCGTTTTTTTCTGGGAGCCATGGTAACGGCCGTCCCCTCACCTGTACACCAGCGCCAGTATGTTCAGCATGGTGGCCACGTCGGGGTGGGTGTGGCCGGAGGACTTCTCCAGGTCTTCCAAGGCCTGGGGGAGGACGGAAGGGAGAACACAGGATCAACACCGGGTCCTGAGGGCTGGGCTACGGCCTCACTGGCTCACTGGCTCTGAGCTTTCTTTTTAGAGTCTGGTGGCTCTTGTAAGTGTAAAGTGTGATCCCATGAAAGAGGAGAGATGAAAGACACAAAATAGAAGGAAGTATAAATCGATGAAATCAGCGCTGCCAGGTTTGTGTATCCATATTAGATCACAGATCCATGAGGAATGGAGGCGGCCCTTACTGTATTCTACACCGGTCTGGATAAAGCGTCCACCAAATGGTAGAAACTTAAGAGTTACACATTTAGATCCTAATCGAAACGTATAACTATAAATAGATTCATCCATTAAGATCCTGTTCTAAACGTATAAATGATAAATAGATTCATCCATTTAGATCCTGTTCTAAACGTATAAAAGATAAATAGATTCATCCATTTAGATCCAGTTCTAAGTGGATCTAAGTGGATCcacagtgtgtctgtggggcAGCCTGTAgtcagggggttggggggggggggccctaccTGTTTGCAGAGGGGCACGGCCACCTCGTAGCGGCCCTGCGAGGCGTACTGGATCACCAGGTTGTGGAGGGTCCGCAGGCGGGCTGGGATCTCGTAGCCCCCctgctgggcggcggcggcggcgcagcTGTGCCGCGGTTGGGGCACTGGGGGGGCGGACATTTTGGTTGAGACTGCGGTGCTCAATGTTAGTGCTGGCGTGAGCTGGttccttaaaaggtgactgatcaaaccaccaggtgtgagtgcgatCGGCCGCTACGAGCCGTTTCAAATATCGGCCTCTTCTGGCATCACGAGTGGGcgcgtccacctagatgtgggaCGGATAGACGAGCAATGTTTGCTACttgtccactgggtaggctggaaGACTGATCTGTCCGGcacacgtctaggtggacacgccccacctgtgatgtcagaagaggtcgATATTCTAGggctcatcacactcacacctggtggattAATGTGTCCCCTTGAAAGAACAACTGGACCTAATGCAGAGTTGCTTTTTTGAATCAGAATCAGATGGTTATGAAAGTGTGCGTTAGTGGTGTTTACATCCAGCAACGTTCGTTAAAACGCACGAAACGCTTTCGGATCGTTGGGACCACGCCCACATTCGTGTTGCCGTGGCGCTGCTCTTACTCTGTGACGGCTCCTCCTCTTCGGTGGGGAAGAGGTCGTCCAGCGACTCCTTATTGGACGATGGGTCTTTGTCGTCCTGGGGAGGTTCCAATCAAAGGCATGCTGTTAAaacactgtgattggctgaagtctCTCAGTCCTAAATGCTTCTCAGGTGTGGATCAGTCTGGCTAGGATCCGATCCGACTCTAATCTTTAAGAACCAGGTGGGACCGACGACGACAGAGAAACAGCCCACTCCACCGCGCTCCGTGGCCGAGATGGTTGGCTGTTTTAACCCCCCGCtgacaggctcctccccctcgcaCCATGTGACCCAGATTGAGCGTCTGGACCCCCCGCtgacaggctcctccccctcgcaCCATGTGACCCAGATTGAGTGTCTGGACCCCCGCtgacaggctcctccccctcacaccaTGTCGGCTGGGATGATTGGGTGTTTGaacccctggctccgccccctcaccTGTGACGGGGAGTCCTGGTCGTATTTGCGTATGGAGGCCATGAACTGCAGGTGTCTGTTCTGCTCCTCCAGCGTCACCACCTCCTGCTCCCGCTCCTGCAGCCGCGTCTGGGCCCCGGCCAGCTCGTCCCTCAGCCACTGGTTCTCCTGGCACAGCCTCCgcacctgggggagggggaggtggagggaggggggaggaggaggggagagatagtggaggagggggaggaggaggtagtgaTAGAAAGGTGATGgagaaggagtaggaggaggagagggggaggaggaggtagtgatagagaggtgatggagaaggaggaggaggaggagaggaggaggaggaggaggaggaggaggaggaggaggagagggggaggaggaggtaggggtagaaaggtgatggaggaggaagaagaggaggaggatcaggagaagaaagaggaggaggaggagaaagagaggaggaggcgaaagggagaaggaggaggaggtggaggaagtggtAGAAAggcgatggaggaggagggggaggaggagagggggaggaggaggtagtggttgaaaagtgaggagggggggaggaggaggagttggtgttggaggaggtggagaagtgaaATAGTAGAAGGATAGTAGGAGAAGATCAAAAGGAGGAAGAATGAGTaatagaagtaaaaaaaaatatgaaaagaagaaaaatgagAACAATGAAGAACAAACACATAGAAAAGACCACCACAGTGTTTGACTCCTGGGTGGTGGTGCTCCGGGGGCTCACCTGGGCACGCAGCTTCTGTTTCTCCGCCTCCAGAGAGCCCAGGTGGGCTGACAGCGCCATCATGACCTGGAGGAGGACAACGGAGGCTCTGGGTCCACGCTCACAACACTCTCACCACTGTCAATAGCCCTTTGGTGGTTGGTGTGTGCTCGGAGCTCAGCTGGGCGAGCAACAGGGTGTGATACTGGTCTGACTGGTGCGGTGACTAGAGTATATAAGGCTCCAGGCTGAGatgtactgggttcgatccaaAACGTCCGCAGCCTACCCTGTGGGCATCTTTGAGCGAGAcgaccccacccctccctgctctttaatgacatgtcctctgaattcactgtaagctGCTGTTGATAAAGTTAATACTTGGACTAGTAAATAGTAGACATTTCTTTAGTTGCTGTTATTCATCTGAGAAATTCCTCTCCACTGAACGTCATGTGGCCTTCGTTCAGTATGCTCTGTACTGTTTTCATTTAGAATTACATTTAGATTTAGGGGactttgctgacgcttttatccaaagcgacttacaaccatccATTCACACATTCTAACACCGACGGCGGGGTGACCACgtagggcgacagccagctcgtcgggaggggtcagggtgagctgcctcgctcagggacaactccacactcagctaggaggagccggggatcgagctAGCAACCTCCTGGTTACAGCCAGagcatatttatattgatgctctggctgacatgttgattaatgtgcactgtcctaatcaaataaatcaataataaataaaaagtcaacccgctctacctcccgagCTACTGCCGGGCTACTGCCACCCCCATGGCGTGCTATTCTGTTTGGGTGTGCACCTGTGCTTCCCCCCCAGGCCCAGCTCAATGCCCTCCAGTACTGCTGGTCCTGGTTCggcacagatgtgtgtgtgtgtgtgtgtgtgtgtgtctctttgggCGTGTACCTGTGCTTCCCCCCCAGGCCCAGCTCAATGCCCTCCAGTACTGCTGGTCCTGGTTTggcacagatgtgtgtgtgtgtgtgtgtgtgtgtgtgtgtgtgtgtgtgtgtgtgtgtgtgtgtgtgtgtgtgtgtgtgtgtgtgtgtgtgtgtgtgtgtgtgtgtgtgtgtgtgtgtgtgtgtgtgtgtgagtgtctcttTGGGCGTGTACCTGTGCCTCCCCCAGGACCAGCTCAATGCCCTCCAGTACTGCTGGTCCTGGTTCagcacagatgtgtgtgtgtgtgtgtgtgtgtgtgtctctttgggCGTGCACCTGTGCCTCCCCCAGGCCCAGCTCGATCCTCTCCAGGGACTGGTGGATGAGGCtgctcttctcctgctccaggcTGCCGCTGTCGGGCGCCAGCCGCGTCTCCATGGCCCCCTGCAGGTCGTCCAGCAGACTGCGGTTCTCCCCCCGCAGCGCCTCCAGCCCCGCGATGACCTGCCGTGTGCTGCACAGAATCTCGTCCCCCGACAACATGGCTCCGCCGGAGAGGTTCCTCTTTGGCGTTGGTCTGAAGAGCGCACAGGGGAAGCTGTGCTTGAAGGGTGTGTGCAGGGAAGAGGAACAGGTAAAGGTGTGTGGGAGGACGTGTCTGTATGGAGGTTGGAAAGGTAAAGGTGTGTCAAAAGGGAGTGCTATTGTTTGGTTCACCATTTTGGGTATGGTGCTTGATTGTGGATCCGATGTCCTATTTTGTGTTGCACTTTGATATATGTGCATACACTACAACACAATACATGAGCTAAATACATCTTAAGCTATATACTGTACCTCTCTAAATCAAAAGTACATTTGATTTAGAGAGGAAATGCATGTTCTCAGTAAGTTCTGAATTATCAATTTTATCACATTGTGTTTAAGATCTCGACCGTCCCTGTTGAGAAGTGAGTGTATTCTTAAAATGATGTTGTCCTTTACATTCAACTAGGCCTGTAATAAAGACGTAAACTTTGACAAAGATTAAACCGGTCAGATAACAATGGGCTGATATAGGCCAACAACAAAGCTCTGTAGAACTAAGTTAACCGTTTCACTTATGCTGTTTGACTCAGACATACAATACTTTGAGACTAATTGCAGTGATGAAGTCATCTTGGTCCTCATTATCAGGTATATCATTACAGCCTTATAGCCTCTGGGGGAACCAGCATCGCCTACACGCATGCTCTCACACCTGCAACACGGCATATGCACACAGACGCAAATAGAGCAATGCCATGGTTATTACGCTATCATGACATTAATCAGTGTCTTAATCCTATGAGTAACTACTTTACCATTGAACACAGTCTCAGTGATCGGAATCTGTAAATGAGACACAATAAACTACCATGAAGTGATCCACACCCAACTCATCAACAGCGTCTCCAGGGCAGAGCAGCGGTTTGTTTACCTTCGACGCGGCGCAGGCCCTCAGCGCCATATGTTCGTGTACGGATTATTTCAGTCATGCATTATAGAGCAGATCCGAATGGATACCACCGTGGTCGCACAACATTTAGAACATGTCACGACAAAAAACAGCGTTCCTGTCCCCGTAATCGCTGCACTGACTCGCATATGGCGCACACACGCCGTCGATAATAAAACATTCATGGCGAATTGATAGAAGATGTGACCGAGTTGTGTTGCTACGCACAGAGGGGGTTTAATGTCCCGTATAATAAACACACAATTGTTTGTGAATATCGTGGGCTACCTGTTAATTCCGGACTCCTGACGGTGTTTAGATCTCTTTGAATCGTAGTTGGGATACGAGATCCGTTTCATTCGAAATTAATCCACTGTGTAGGTCACAACACACGTCATGCCATGATCATCCTGAAGAGTGTCTCGACTGTAATAAAGTAGTAGTACTCTGGCAGATCAttcacctgctgtgtgtgtgtccctctctgtctcgccAGCTCAGTTTCTTCTGTCAGTTCTGCTTACCTGATCCCTGTATTCCCAGCATGCATTGCGGTGCCGGGGCTGACTGGGATGATGATGCGTCCTCGGATGGGATGGTGTCGGGGTCGGGAGACAAGGCCATCTATCTGCCGCTGGGATGAACTACTACTACCGGTGTGTTGGTCGGGACCCTGAGCTCTTGGGGCGACAGTTGGCCATGAGATTATAACCGCAACAATGGCATTATTGTCTCGGGCTTTGGTCTTGCCCTCAGTAGTGTTGCCAACAAATAAAACAGTAACTATTATATGATCATCTTTAGTTATTTTCCCATACTATTGTTTCCAGTATTGTTATATTTTCTAAtcacacatgtgtgtatgtgcttcaCACATAGGACCGTACCGTATTAGTAGTTTAACTGCATAATCCAAATCCTGTGGATATAAGGAAGTTGAGGAAAAAAAGCAACTTTTAGTTACATTAAGACTTCATTAGTCTTGTAAGTAGTCGATGGAAGTGGGAGGTGGCTGAGCAGCTTTGCAGGGACTTAATGCATAAATACAGACTGCACTTCCACCCTGCTCATGGTCTGTCTACAAACTCATCATCTTTTTCACAGCATATACTTAAAGTGGATGAAGGATTAGTTTGATTTAATAGATTTTTGGATTACGGACCAAAGTAAGTAGAAATCGGTAACCCTTAAAATAGAAGAATTAGTTAATATTGGGTTGATATTAGGTgagcaagagacagaggaagacaaATATAGtatatttagagagagagagagagagagagagagagagagagagagagagagagagagaaagagagagacacagagacagagaatagTTTTAATAGGGAAGACAGAGGCTCCCAAAGGTCTAAACCTGCAGTTTGCTCAAGATTTGtagagagggagccagagagctaGACAGCTCAGTGAGAtgtggattgagagagagaaaggggagggaaggcagagagagagagagagagagagagagagagagagagagagagagagagagagagaaggagagagagagagaggagagagagtggggggagggaagacagagagagagagacaaagacagaggcagagagtcaGAGATAAAGAAACAgcgagaccgagacagagaggggttaaaagaagagagagcgagaaagagagagagaagagagaggtcaAGATAGCAGCGATAGCAAGAAAACT harbors:
- the klc3 gene encoding kinesin light chain 3 isoform X2; protein product: MKRISYPNYDSKRSKHRQESGINRPTPKRNLSGGAMLSGDEILCSTRQVIAGLEALRGENRSLLDDLQGAMETRLAPDSGSLEQEKSSLIHQSLERIELGLGEAQVMMALSAHLGSLEAEKQKLRAQVRRLCQENQWLRDELAGAQTRLQEREQEVVTLEEQNRHLQFMASIRKYDQDSPSQDDKDPSSNKESLDDLFPTEEEEPSQMPQPRHSCAAAAAQQGGYEIPARLRTLHNLVIQYASQGRYEVAVPLCKQALEDLEKSSGHTHPDVATMLNILALVYRDQNKYKEAANLLNDALEIREKTLGLDHPAVAATLNNLAVLYGKRGKYKEAEPLCKRALEIREKVLGMEHPDVAKQLNNLALLCQNQGKYQEVEQYYERALHIYQNRLGPDDSNVAKTKNNLASCYLKQGKYRQAECLYKEILTRAHEKEFGSVEGDGRPNWPEPGGPQQEGAGGLRRSGSFTKLRESIRRSSEKLVRKLKGVGTEESAPRNPGMKRANSLNVLNVGARETREAAQLPGGLTEARGLSSSTMSLARRGSLGGTS
- the klc3 gene encoding kinesin light chain 3 isoform X1, with protein sequence MKRISYPNYDSKRSKHRQESGINRHVLPHTFTCSSSLHTPFKHSFPCALFRPTPKRNLSGGAMLSGDEILCSTRQVIAGLEALRGENRSLLDDLQGAMETRLAPDSGSLEQEKSSLIHQSLERIELGLGEAQVMMALSAHLGSLEAEKQKLRAQVRRLCQENQWLRDELAGAQTRLQEREQEVVTLEEQNRHLQFMASIRKYDQDSPSQDDKDPSSNKESLDDLFPTEEEEPSQMPQPRHSCAAAAAQQGGYEIPARLRTLHNLVIQYASQGRYEVAVPLCKQALEDLEKSSGHTHPDVATMLNILALVYRDQNKYKEAANLLNDALEIREKTLGLDHPAVAATLNNLAVLYGKRGKYKEAEPLCKRALEIREKVLGMEHPDVAKQLNNLALLCQNQGKYQEVEQYYERALHIYQNRLGPDDSNVAKTKNNLASCYLKQGKYRQAECLYKEILTRAHEKEFGSVEGDGRPNWPEPGGPQQEGAGGLRRSGSFTKLRESIRRSSEKLVRKLKGVGTEESAPRNPGMKRANSLNVLNVGARETREAAQLPGGLTEARGLSSSTMSLARRGSLGGTS